In one window of Agromyces badenianii DNA:
- a CDS encoding MMPL family transporter has protein sequence MALLLHRIGRFAFRRAWYVIVAWALALGALLGAGLGLGGQLQDSFAIPGTESQTAIDQLAAVFPQTAGASAKAVVEAPDGASVESESFRAAIEAMEAEIEQVDGVASVLGPFDEYAGDQISGDGRTAYVQVQFDGPVTDVTAESLDAVTATGELAGDAGLVVAFGGDVFQETSFGLTITEVFGVLFAAVVLIITFGSLLSAGMPLLTALVGVGAAFGGISIVAAFTTVSSTAPMLAVMIGLAVGIDYALFILSRHRTQLARGQDPEESAAEAVATAGGAVVFAGLTVIIALLGLLVVGIPFLSVMGVGAAFAVFIAVAGAVTLLPALLGVFGRRLIPKPGSRAHRRANAADDGGKRTMGRRWVDLVLKAPVVFVVLVVGLLGAAAVPAASLDLNLPNGSGSEGSSQREAYEMIENGFGPGYNGPLIVTVDITQTTDIFDDLDAIGDRIGDLDDVAFVGDGLPNETADTAIIQVIPDSAPDAPETKVLVENIRELEPSISAELGTPIAVTGYTAVAIDISNRLADALIPFALIVVGLSIVLLLMVFRSVFVPIKAALGFLLSAFGAIGVTVAIFQWGWFADLLHVEPGPILSFLPILLMAVLFGLAMDYEVFLVSGMREEFVKTKEPRKAVVHGFQHAARVVTAAALIMFFVFFAFVPEGAGVIKGIAFALAVGVAFDAFLVRMTLVPAAMALAGNAAWWLPKWLAKALPNVDIEGEGLRAHLDQQAWAASRPAAVNADAAVFGLPERPIGPLSVEVPTGGVLVVQGDPVDRRVVAATLAGRLDPVDGRLAVLGSPLPTGAGAVMRGVAIADVHAAAGPGGTVGELIAGRLDAIRPWYRLSPSNTLVRTWASRAADAAGHGPDGPRFTADTPLAALGVEARTLVAVAAALAERPKALVIDLDDDPGSASGALWRALAVLVPAQVTLIVGLGRSAVSPASAPELAARGIRTLEPVSHLQEAHR, from the coding sequence ATGGCACTCCTCCTTCACCGCATCGGTCGTTTCGCCTTCCGCCGCGCCTGGTACGTCATCGTCGCGTGGGCGCTCGCCCTCGGCGCGCTGCTCGGCGCCGGCCTCGGCCTCGGCGGCCAGCTGCAGGATTCCTTCGCGATCCCCGGCACCGAGTCGCAGACCGCGATCGACCAGCTCGCCGCGGTGTTCCCGCAGACGGCGGGCGCTTCGGCGAAGGCCGTCGTCGAGGCCCCCGACGGGGCATCCGTCGAGTCCGAATCCTTCCGCGCGGCGATCGAGGCGATGGAGGCCGAGATCGAGCAGGTCGACGGTGTCGCGAGCGTGCTCGGGCCCTTCGACGAGTACGCCGGCGACCAGATCTCGGGCGACGGCCGAACCGCCTACGTGCAGGTGCAGTTCGACGGCCCGGTCACCGACGTCACCGCGGAATCCCTCGACGCCGTGACCGCGACGGGCGAGCTCGCAGGTGATGCAGGCCTCGTCGTGGCGTTCGGCGGCGACGTCTTCCAGGAGACGAGCTTCGGCCTGACGATCACCGAGGTATTCGGCGTGCTGTTCGCCGCCGTCGTGCTCATCATCACGTTCGGCTCGCTGCTCTCGGCGGGCATGCCGTTGCTCACCGCGCTCGTCGGCGTCGGTGCGGCGTTCGGCGGCATCTCGATCGTCGCGGCGTTCACCACGGTGTCGTCGACGGCCCCGATGCTCGCGGTCATGATCGGGCTCGCGGTCGGCATCGACTACGCGCTCTTCATCCTGTCGCGGCACCGGACGCAGCTGGCCCGCGGGCAGGATCCCGAGGAGTCGGCCGCAGAGGCCGTCGCGACCGCCGGCGGCGCCGTGGTGTTCGCCGGGCTGACCGTGATCATCGCGCTCCTCGGCCTGCTGGTCGTCGGCATCCCGTTCCTCAGCGTCATGGGCGTGGGCGCCGCGTTCGCCGTGTTCATCGCGGTGGCGGGGGCCGTCACCCTGCTGCCCGCACTGCTCGGCGTCTTCGGGCGCCGGCTCATCCCGAAGCCCGGCAGCCGCGCGCACCGCCGAGCCAACGCCGCCGACGACGGCGGCAAGCGCACCATGGGCCGGCGCTGGGTCGACCTGGTGCTGAAGGCGCCCGTCGTGTTCGTCGTCCTCGTGGTGGGGCTCCTCGGAGCCGCCGCGGTGCCGGCCGCGAGCCTCGACCTCAACCTGCCGAACGGGTCGGGATCCGAGGGATCCAGCCAGCGCGAGGCGTACGAGATGATCGAGAACGGCTTCGGCCCCGGCTACAACGGGCCGCTGATCGTCACCGTCGACATCACCCAGACCACCGACATCTTCGACGACCTCGACGCCATCGGCGACCGCATCGGCGACCTCGACGACGTCGCCTTCGTCGGCGACGGCCTGCCCAACGAGACGGCCGACACGGCGATCATCCAGGTGATCCCCGACAGCGCACCGGATGCCCCAGAGACCAAGGTGCTCGTCGAGAACATCCGCGAGCTCGAACCCTCGATCAGCGCCGAGCTCGGCACGCCGATCGCGGTGACCGGCTACACGGCCGTGGCGATCGACATCTCGAACCGTCTCGCCGACGCGCTCATCCCGTTCGCGCTCATCGTCGTCGGCCTCTCGATCGTGCTCCTGCTCATGGTGTTCCGATCGGTGTTCGTGCCGATCAAGGCCGCCCTCGGGTTCCTGCTCTCGGCCTTCGGCGCCATCGGCGTCACCGTCGCGATCTTCCAGTGGGGCTGGTTCGCCGATCTGCTGCACGTCGAGCCCGGACCGATCCTGAGCTTCCTGCCCATCCTGCTCATGGCCGTGCTGTTCGGCCTCGCCATGGACTACGAGGTGTTCCTCGTCTCGGGCATGCGCGAGGAGTTCGTCAAGACGAAGGAGCCGCGCAAGGCCGTCGTGCACGGGTTCCAGCACGCCGCCCGCGTCGTCACCGCCGCCGCACTCATCATGTTCTTCGTCTTCTTCGCCTTCGTGCCCGAGGGCGCCGGGGTGATCAAGGGCATCGCGTTCGCGCTCGCCGTGGGCGTCGCCTTCGACGCGTTCCTCGTGCGCATGACGCTCGTGCCCGCCGCGATGGCGCTCGCCGGAAATGCGGCCTGGTGGCTGCCGAAGTGGCTCGCGAAGGCGCTGCCGAACGTCGACATCGAGGGAGAGGGGTTGCGCGCCCACCTCGACCAGCAGGCCTGGGCCGCTTCACGCCCCGCAGCAGTGAACGCCGACGCCGCGGTGTTCGGCCTGCCCGAACGCCCGATCGGCCCGCTCTCGGTCGAGGTGCCGACGGGCGGCGTGCTCGTCGTGCAGGGCGATCCCGTCGATCGGCGCGTCGTCGCCGCGACCCTCGCGGGACGTCTCGACCCGGTCGACGGCCGGCTCGCCGTGCTCGGCTCGCCGCTGCCCACGGGAGCCGGTGCGGTCATGCGCGGCGTCGCGATCGCCGACGTCCATGCCGCTGCCGGGCCGGGCGGCACCGTCGGCGAGCTCATCGCGGGCCGGCTCGACGCCATCCGCCCGTGGTACCGGCTCTCGCCGTCGAACACGCTCGTTCGCACGTGGGCGTCGCGAGCGGCGGATGCCGCGGGCCACGGCCCCGACGGGCCGCGCTTCACCGCCGACACCCCGCTCGCCGCGCTCGGCGTCGAGGCCCGCACGCTCGTGGCGGTCGCCGCGGCGCTCGCCGAGCGTCCCAAGGCCCTCGTGATCGACCTCGACGACGATCCCGGCTCGGCCAGCGGCGCACTGTGGCGTGCGCTCGCCGTGCTCGTGCCCGCACAGGTGACGCTCATCGTCGGGCTCGGCCGCTCGGCCGTGTCACCCGCGTCGGCGCCCGAACTCGCCGCACGCGGCATCCGTACCCTCGAACCCGTCTCGCACCTCCAGGAGGCCCACCGATGA
- a CDS encoding TetR/AcrR family transcriptional regulator: MPTEASMPSRVRASDELRQAALEQFATVGFAASSLQQIADHAGYSKSSVLYHYASKEALLEAAIGPAIDLLETLLGDFVAGGRTGAARATFIESFVDFLLGNRLAVHTFVNQGQSLRGLPVIERANTAIRGLADSICDDDAPLAEQMRFGVALAGATYTLVAGATFLDDEQKVADGDVREALISVLSELLLTADSRPTR, encoded by the coding sequence ATGCCCACCGAAGCATCCATGCCGTCCCGCGTGCGCGCCAGCGACGAACTGCGCCAGGCCGCCCTCGAGCAGTTCGCGACCGTCGGCTTCGCCGCGAGTTCACTGCAGCAGATCGCCGACCACGCCGGCTACTCGAAGTCGAGCGTGCTCTACCACTACGCCTCCAAGGAGGCGCTGCTCGAGGCCGCCATCGGCCCCGCCATCGACCTGCTCGAGACGCTGCTCGGCGACTTCGTGGCGGGCGGCCGCACCGGGGCCGCGCGCGCGACCTTCATCGAGAGCTTCGTCGACTTCCTGCTCGGCAACCGGCTCGCGGTGCACACCTTCGTGAACCAGGGCCAGTCGCTGCGCGGGCTGCCGGTGATCGAGCGCGCCAACACCGCCATCCGGGGACTCGCCGACTCGATCTGCGACGACGACGCCCCGCTCGCCGAGCAGATGCGCTTCGGCGTCGCGCTCGCCGGCGCGACGTACACGCTCGTCGCCGGTGCCACCTTCCTCGACGACGAGCAGAAGGTCGCCGACGGCGACGTGCGCGAGGCCCTCATCTCCGTGCTCTCCGAACTCCTGCTGACGGCCGACAGCCGCCCCACCCGATAG
- a CDS encoding YhgE/Pip family protein gives MSTRLSRLFGSTPAQRRVRYGVLVAAVIAVPLAVSGLVSGALGGAGDNLEQIPAVVVNNDEMVTMTLPDGTDQPVLAGRQLVTELTDPDTAGFQWKISNDEEAAGLLASGDAYAVLTIPEDFSESVTSLSGRSPQQANLDIRTDDAHGYLAGSVAQSVGDAMSATFGRELTAQYLEGFYTNLATMGGALGEAAGGATQLSTGVGSLAGGLGTLSNGVAGAASGATDAASGAHAYAAGVTQYTHGVDGIASGLAGLDQGAAGLDGLSVGWDQYVGMIAGASGELTNSVDALNGYVEQNPGLLEQFPELAEYLGYVGQVEQGVSQFAAGGTKLAAETRGGIDGIQAGISQLSGGAAQVAAGSGGIRDGANGLASGLDELAGGLGALQGGASDAAAGATQLAGGANTLASGLASGAESAKALTDIDGAATAEVVAEPVTVQATRDHEIAGTGEVIGMLFLPIGLWLGAMALFLVFRPFGREALRSTASTGGLVWRTLARAGLLALAQAVAVVLLLHGAMGVAWTLLPQTLAFAALLALVFTALHAFLTVWLGRAGLLVSLVLVALQLTASGGLYPIEVLSGPFQAISPFLPLTWAVQGMQLIVAGASGGAVALAAGALAVFGLAGVLGTGLVIGRRRGVRSIGFAAAALG, from the coding sequence ATGAGCACTCGACTCTCCCGGCTCTTCGGCTCGACCCCCGCCCAGCGCCGCGTGCGCTACGGCGTGCTGGTCGCCGCCGTCATCGCCGTGCCGCTCGCCGTCTCCGGACTCGTCTCCGGCGCCCTCGGCGGTGCCGGCGACAACCTCGAGCAGATCCCGGCCGTCGTCGTCAACAACGACGAGATGGTCACCATGACACTGCCCGACGGCACCGATCAGCCGGTGCTCGCCGGTCGCCAGCTCGTGACCGAGCTGACCGACCCCGACACGGCCGGCTTCCAATGGAAGATCTCCAACGACGAGGAGGCGGCCGGGCTCCTCGCCTCGGGCGACGCCTACGCGGTGCTCACCATCCCCGAGGACTTCTCGGAGTCGGTGACCTCGCTCTCGGGCCGGAGCCCTCAGCAGGCGAACCTCGACATCCGCACCGACGACGCGCACGGATACCTCGCGGGCTCGGTGGCCCAATCGGTCGGCGACGCCATGTCGGCGACCTTCGGCCGTGAGCTGACCGCACAGTACCTCGAGGGCTTCTACACGAACCTCGCGACGATGGGCGGCGCGCTCGGCGAGGCTGCCGGCGGTGCGACCCAGCTCTCGACCGGAGTCGGTTCGCTCGCGGGCGGTCTCGGCACGCTGTCGAACGGCGTCGCCGGGGCGGCGTCGGGGGCGACGGACGCCGCGAGCGGCGCGCACGCGTACGCCGCCGGCGTCACGCAGTACACGCACGGCGTCGACGGCATCGCGAGCGGGCTCGCGGGCCTCGACCAGGGTGCCGCCGGGCTCGACGGGCTGTCTGTCGGCTGGGACCAGTACGTCGGCATGATCGCCGGGGCATCGGGCGAACTCACGAACAGCGTCGACGCGTTGAACGGCTACGTCGAGCAGAATCCGGGCCTGCTCGAACAGTTCCCCGAGCTGGCCGAATACCTCGGCTACGTCGGCCAGGTCGAGCAGGGCGTGTCGCAGTTCGCCGCCGGAGGGACGAAGCTCGCGGCGGAGACCCGCGGCGGCATCGACGGCATCCAGGCCGGCATCTCGCAGCTCTCGGGCGGCGCCGCGCAGGTGGCGGCCGGCTCCGGCGGCATCCGCGACGGCGCGAACGGCCTCGCCTCCGGGCTCGACGAGCTCGCGGGCGGGCTCGGCGCGCTCCAGGGCGGGGCATCGGATGCCGCGGCCGGCGCCACGCAGCTCGCCGGCGGCGCGAACACCCTCGCAAGCGGGCTCGCCTCCGGGGCGGAGAGCGCGAAGGCGCTCACCGACATCGACGGGGCGGCGACCGCAGAGGTCGTCGCCGAACCGGTGACGGTCCAGGCCACCCGCGATCACGAGATCGCCGGAACCGGCGAGGTCATCGGCATGCTGTTCCTGCCGATCGGGCTCTGGCTCGGCGCGATGGCGCTCTTCCTCGTGTTCCGTCCGTTCGGCCGGGAGGCCCTTCGCAGCACCGCCTCGACCGGCGGTCTCGTGTGGCGCACGCTCGCTCGCGCCGGCCTCCTCGCCCTCGCCCAGGCCGTCGCGGTGGTGCTGCTCCTGCACGGCGCCATGGGCGTCGCCTGGACGCTGCTGCCGCAGACCCTCGCGTTCGCGGCGCTGCTCGCCCTCGTCTTCACCGCGCTGCACGCCTTCCTCACCGTGTGGCTCGGGCGGGCGGGACTCCTCGTCTCGCTCGTGCTCGTCGCACTGCAGCTCACCGCGTCGGGCGGGCTCTACCCGATCGAGGTGCTGAGCGGTCCGTTCCAGGCCATCAGTCCGTTCCTGCCGCTCACCTGGGCCGTGCAGGGCATGCAGCTCATCGTCGCGGGCGCCTCCGGGGGAGCTGTGGCGTTGGCGGCCGGGGCACTCGCCGTGTTCGGCCTCGCCGGCGTGCTCGGCACGGGCCTCGTGATCGGCCGGCGCCGCGGCGTGCGCTCGATCGGGTTCGCGGCGGCAGCGCTCGGCTGA